GAATGGAAAGAAAATAGTCCCTCTTTATTTACACCAGCAATTGTAGGTATCGTTACCGGTTTTCTTCTTGATGCATTAAAAAAAGAAGCAAAAAGCCGATTATTACAATACTTGCAAAACCTTATATTTCCTAGTGGTAGCACACTAACGATGGAAGAGATTTTACGAGCAACAGAACAATTTGTTAAGCAACAGCTGGATACTTTGACCTTTAATCGTGTGTCACAGGAACTAGTAGGTTTACAAAATGCAATAGATGTCTTTAACGACTCAGTAGATGATTTTTTACAAAACAGAACTGGGATTTCACCAGCGGCAATCGAAGACTCTGTTAATACCCTGCAAACATATTTTGTTGGTAGATTGCCACAGTTCCAATTAAGTGGCTATCAAGTAGTATTATTACCTTTATTTGCCCAAGCGGCCACTCTTCATTTAACCTTTATAAGAGATGTTATCATTCATGCTGATGAATGGGGTATATCTGCAGCTCAATTGACCAGGTATAAGGGATATCTTAAACGATATGTAGCTGAACATTCTAATTATTGTTTAACCACCTATGATACTGAATTTAAAGCAAGATTTTATCCAAGAGCAACTTTAAGAAACATGGTAGAATTTAAAACCTTTATGACATTAAATGTACTAGACTTTGTTTCAATTTGGTCATTGCTTAAATATGAAAACCTATTTATAAGCACTAGTCCAAATTTATTTAATATAGGGAATAATACTGTTGACGAGGGCAGTTATCCGATCTCGTATTGGCCGTTCTTTAACTCCTATATTCAAGCTAAATCGAATTATGTACTATCAGGGGTATCAGGGAGTGCCGACCGCTGGACTTGGAGTGATCCTATCTTTGGAAGTTACCAGCAAGATTTACTTTATTATATTACAACATCATATGTAGGTGGAATACAAGGAGCAAAAATTGGAAATCAGCTTGTTGTAGCCGAAATCGAAGAACAAATTAGAGCTGATACACCAGCAGTCTTCGGGAATCTTCCATTTAATTGTACATTACGGAATCCGATAGGTGTACCATATTACTCTACCCGCTTCAATGAATTTAGAAATGGAGCATTAAATAGAGGATTCTATCGTAGTGACAACTATAGAAGTAATGATAGTACGTGCGGTCTTGGACTCGGTTTTGTTGGTAATTGGGTATATTATCCAGATTATTATATTACGAATATTTCTGCAACAGTAAAAGTAGACGGAACAAGTAGTCCAAATACAACGCCGTTATATTTTGGAGAAAACAGACCGATAATTTCTGATCGTGGTGTAGATAAAGGTATCGCTATTTATAATAGGAAATCAAATATAGCTGGTACATCTCAAAATGGTACAATTATACATCAAGCACCTAATGATGGTACAGGTTTTACGATATCTCCATTGCATCCGACTACTGTTTCAGCAGCAACTATTGTCCATGTTCGAGAGAATTATGGAAATAGTGGTGATTCACTCCGCGTAACAGGAACTTCCAATATAGATTACACTATCTCAGGAAATGGGCAAGATCGCTACAGATTATATTTGAGATTATCTGGAGGCGGAACCGTAAGTGCATCTGTCAATAATTCACAGGTAGGGACAGTAAATGCGTTCAATACAAGTAATAATAACGATGGAGTTATAGACAACAATTCAAAATTTAATGATTTCGTTTTACCTACCACTTTTGTTTTAAATGCACAATCCCGATTAAACTTGACTATTAATGCAACTTCATCTAGTCCAGTTGATGTAATGAATATCATCTTGCTTTCAGTAAATGATTCTCCCCTTTATTAAATCATATATTTACTTTTGTCTTTGAGAAGGTATGGAATTTGTCTGTGTGGGTGAATAAGTAGGAATATTTGTTAAAGCCAAGAAGCTGCTTAATGTTGGTGCTCTTCTTGGCTTTAACTTGCTGTTGAGTATCTCGATTCCTGACGAGACATAATTTTTTCACCCGCTTTTCCATGCATTCCCAATACTTTGGGTGAAAGTTTGTTTAGTAGTGTTTGGGTATCTTGTAATCTTTGTTCTTCTTCACTGTTAACCGTTGTTAGAATTCCTTTCATAATTTCTTTCATTCGTTCTTCTCGTTCTTTCTTTATCTTTTTTCTCTTTATCCCCATTTTTTATCTTCTACATCATGTATACATTTGCGGCATGAGTAATATAGGAAAACGCTGTTAGGGCTCGTAACAGAAACATGCAGAAAAACGGTAAAAGTTGATGATGTGGTAATGCAGAAGTTGACTTACACATGTTAAAGTAAAAGGATGTATCCCTTTTATTGTCAATGTAGAAGTGAAACCAATTTGTGAACAAACAGGATGTTCTTCTGAGCCTCATAGTAAAAAAATTTCTATTTGTTGCACAGAAAGTATTTGTGTGGAATCATGTACTGAAATGTAGTGTGGAATGCATCCCCCATCATCACTTGGATTGCCATAATGTAGTCGTTTGTGATTTGAAAGCAATCCCTATACGTGAAGATCATTGTCAGTTCGTTAAAATTATGGGGAACTTTCAATTTCATTATACATAGGATAGATATAACGACAAGCTGGAACCATTTGGTTGGATAAAAAACCTAATGATTATAAGGAGGGGATTTTATGAACAATAAGTTTAATGGAAATAACTTCAGCGGGAATAGTTTAACTCCTATGAATGACAATGTTATTAGTGGTGATCTAGTTACCAATGATTTTATCCCCGTAAATACAATGAGAAAAAATCCTTTTCGCAGGAGGACAATACAAGAATTAACAAATGAATGGACAGAATGGAAAGAAAATAGTCCTTCTTTATTTTCACTAGCAATTGTAGGTATCGTTACCGGTTTTCTTCTTGATGCATTAAAAAAAGAAGCAAAAAGAAGGTTATTACAATACTTGCAAAACCTTATATTTCCTAATTGCAGCACACTAACGATGGAAGAGATTTTACGAGCAACAGAACAGTTTGTTAAGCAACAACTTGATAATTTGACCTTTAATCGTGTGTCAGCTGAACTAGTAGGTTTGGAAAACAACATAAGAACCTTTAACGAACAAGTAGATGATTTTTTACAAAACAGAATTGAGAGTACACCAACCGCAATCATAGATTCTGTTAATACCATGCAACAATTATTTGTTAATAGATTGCCACAGTTCCGATTAAGTGGCTATGAAGTAATATTATTACCTTTATATGTACAAGCAGCTACTCTTCATTTAACCTTTATAAGAGATGTTATCATTCATGCTGATGATTGGAATATACCTTCAGCTCAATTGAACACGTATAAGGGATATCTTAAAAAATATGTAGTAAAACATTCTAATTATTGTTTAACCACCTATGATACTGAATTTAAAGCAAGATTTTATCCAAGAGCAACTTTAGGAAACATGGTAGAATTTAAAACCTTTATGACATTAAATGTACTAGACTTTGTTTCAATTTGGTCATTGCTTAAATATGAAAACCTACTTATAAGCACTAGTGCAAATTTATATAATATAGGGAATAATACTATTAGAGAGGGAAGTTATCCGATCTCATACTGGCCGTTCTTTAACTCCTATATTCAAACGAATTCGAATTATTTACTGTCAGGGGTATCAGGGCGTGCCTGGCGCTGGTATTATCATAATCCTATCTTTGGACAGTACTCTCAAGATATACTTTATAATATTAATACATCTTATGTAGGTGGGAAACAAGGAGCAACAGTTGGAGTTCAGCTTTCTTCAACCGAAATCAAAGAACAAGCTAGAGCTGATGTACCAATGGACTTTGATAATATTTCATTTAATTGTGTATTACGAAATCCGATAGATGTACCATATTACTCTACCCGCTTCCATGAATTTACTGGTGGATCAGCAGGTTCTGGTGGATACCTTCGTAGTGACGGCTTCAGAAGTAATGATACTACGTGCGGTCCCTCCTTTATTGGTGATTGGACATATTATCCAGATTATTATATTACGAATATTTCCGCAACTGTACAAGTAAACGAAACAATTCAAAATACAACACCGTTATATTTTGGAGAAAATAGACCCATAACTTCTACTTATGGTGTAGATAAAATTGTCGGTGTTTATAATAGGAAATCAAATATAGCCGGTACATCTCAAAATGGTACAATTATACATTTAGCACCTAATGATGGTACAGGTTTTACTGTATCTCCATTGCATCCGACTATTGTTTCAAGACCACCTGTTGTCCATATTCGAGAGAATTTTGGAAATAGTGGTGATTCACTCCGCATAACAGGATCTACCAGTATAGATTACACTCTTTCAGGGAATGGGCAAGTTAGCTACAGATTATATTTGAGATTATCTGGAAGCGGAACTATAGTTGCAACTGTTGATAATTTACAGGCAGGGGCGTTAAGACAGTTCAACACCGGTACAGATAACGAAGGGGTTATAGACAACGATTCAAAATTTAAAGATTTCGTTTTACCTTCCACTTTTGTTTTAAATGCACAATCCCGATTAAACTTGACTATTACTGCAAATTCATCTAGTCCAATTGATGTAATGAATATCATCTTGCTTTCAGTAAAAGATTCTCCTCTTTATTAAATCATATTTACTTTTGTCTCTAAGGGGTACCACCACATCGCCATCAACTTAAGAATCCACTATAGATGGATAGTAGTTATTTTTTATCGGGCTAACCTATACATGATAAAAGTGTGCATGATAAATACAACCTGAGCGGGTCAAAATTTTTATACTATGAAGCTCGATCTTGAGACATGGTATAATTGTATACGACACCCAGTATATCAAAGACTGTCTTTTTCTCGTATCGATGAGATTTCCGCCCGTTACGCTGTAGGAGGTTGAACAGGCGAAGGAGAACCTTTGACATTTCTGTGGTGTCTTTTTCTATGGATCTATGTAGAAGTGGAAAGTAATCTTGAATCATATGTATGGCCTTGTACTCACTCAGTTCCTTTTTTCGTTTTCTTAGTAGAAGGTCCCGCATTCGAAACATGGTGGAGGAACAAATAAGAATACTGATAAGTTGCCCGTACAGGTGACATTCTAAGCGTTCTTGTTTGATTTCCTTACAATGATCAATACCAAAGAAAGACTTCCATGTTTTAAAGAGAATTTCGACTTGCCAGCGTAATGAATACAAATGATGAACATTTTCGGTAGGAACCTCTGTCGAGGGGGCATTCGTAATATAAATATTGATAGCACTTAATCGTTTACTTCTCTCCGAGTACACAATTCCTTTCTTTTTTTCTTTAATAGCTTGATCCCTCCGTCGCTTTTGAATCTGTTCTTCTGTCAGCCGATGAATAATAACCCGGGTTGATAGCTTTTGATACTGACCTATGTAAACATTGGATATCTCATGTGTCTCGCCTGGTTGGATTTGATTCATAAGGTCTTCCATATTTAACTGGATATACTCAGATTTCTTCTTTATTTTTCCATCTTTGAAGTATTCCGGTTGAGGAATTTTTTGGTATACACGATTATTTAGCTTTAAACGAGAAATATAATAAGCTCCTCTCATATCCATATGTTCGAAATCCTGTAAATCAAAGTAGCCTAAATCACGAATACAGGGGTAGCACCAACATTTCGGAATTATCTTAACTAGTCAGAATGGGTGACTTTACAGTATTCAATGTAAGGTTACCCATTCTTTTTATTTCTTTAAAAACTAGATATCTATATTCAATTTTATAGTATTTATAGTACATTGAGTTAGGTGTTTAAGATGGAGGGTGTAGCCCAAGCGAAGGCGCAGGATGTTATAGCAATTTCCAGTGATTCGCCTCGTTTAGCCGGAAGAAGCAAGCCTGCATCTGTCTTTCCTTTAAGCTCTTGCTTCTCATAGGACCAGTCTGCTAAATAAGGAAGTGTACAAAAATAAAACTCATCGCAAGCGTCAAGGTAGCTTATCCATTTTTCGTCACCGAGCAGATCGCTCCGGGATGCTTTCACCTCAATGATGACGATGCGACTTTCCTTATTATAGCCGATTACATCCACACGCCGACCATTTTCTAGCACTAGTTCCGATATAACAATAAAGCCTTGGTCAAATAACCATCGCATTGCTTTTTGCTGCAGTTCTCCGTGCGTTCGAAGATCCGATGCAGATAGCGTATTGCGAGCCTCAACAGCCTCCATAAACGACTTCACTGAAGACTTCTTCTTTTTACTAATCGTCCTCTTGATTTTTTCTTGCTCTTTACGTATCTCCTGGAGCTGCTGTTCCATCTTCTTGAGCTGAGTCGTCAAACTTTCCGTGATAAGTGCCTGTCCATTCTTATAATAGGGGCTGTTCGGAAACTCATAATAAGTAGTAAAGCCCGAATCCATTTTCTTTTCCCAGCGCTCATATTCCCTGTCTTCATCCCACAACACATTGCCGCGATGCTTCAGCCGATGCCGATAAGCCTCGATAAATTGATCTAGGTCCGGAATCAAGTAGAGATATTGGGAATCGTCATAGATGGCCAATTTCTTTTTCTTTAAATCCTGAAACCACAAGCTATCTACTCGTTTCTTGAGGCAATACTGTTCAGCTATAATGCCTACATGTTCAATGATGAACGCCTTTATATCAGGGCCGTATCGGTCAAATTCAGAAAGACTCGCTTCTATTTGCGATTTGAGCCGCTGACACTCGTCCTCTTTAGCCGCAAGCTGCTTGGACTGTTCTTCCAGACGTGCGATACTTCGCTCTGCTTCATCTTGAAACGCTTGGACTCGCTCACGTTTTTCCGCCAAAGCTTGAACTAGCCGCTTTAAATCATCCCGCGTGGTGTTTTGATCGCACGTGGCCAGTATTTCTTCAAGACCTAGCCAATCGCATTTTTTAAACAGATCGGCAATGTAAAGCACCTTGAGTCCCTGTGCTTTCACGGCATCAAGAGCGGACTGACTCAGATGTTCTTTCGCTGCTTGCAGAATTGAGCGATATCGAGACAGACGTTTTACTTGGTCCAACGAGAGCGCATGCTTAGCAGCGGCGGCAGATACTGATACTCCATCTTGTAAGTCCTCTAGCACCAGCAAGCTTCGGTCATCTTTACCTGTAATCATGGCGACCCTCCTTGGAAAAAGTGTACAGTGCCTTAATATCAGGTAGTGATCATTTCATTTACGATCCTTCACTATTTAAGTACCGAATCTCCTATTAAAAGAGCCCTTCTTTTTGCTCTGCAATATACCTCATAATACTTGTAGCATCTTTTGTTTCGAAATTTTTTACCCATAATATTTGCTTTCCTTCTTTTTTATAAACGCAGGTTGTTCTTTTTCCGACTGTTACAAAAATCGACCCTCTTTTATACCGCAACCTGCCACCAATTACACTGCGACCACGTTCAACTCTAACAGCAGTATGGTCATCTGGGATAAATCCATTTTCTAGTAAACTTTCAATAACTTTCTCCATTAGCTATTAAAATAAGCAGACATCATTTCAACATCTTTTTTTGAGAGAAGCATGCTTGAAAACTCCTCCCTGACAGTACTCATTTCAAAACTTCTCAAGATAAGCACTGTAGATTTAATTTTATCATTCGGCAAAATCAAAATAACGGATCTCATATCACCTTGCGTAGAAATTATGTCACTAAATATTGTGTAGCCCTGCTCAAAATAAAGAGTTAAAGCCTCATCCATTTTTTTGAATTTCACTGGTTGATCCACCTTTCCACCCCTACCTTCTACAGATTTTTTATTTAAGTCATACCAAGCGTTTCGGCTTATTCATCGCTTCTAAGTCGTTTGGATCGACCCTAGAAAGGAAAACTCTACTATAGTGTAGAGAACAGTACCCTAGTGCCTGGCGTTTTTCTTCACAACCTTCAGCTGCACACAGGTCCGGATTTAATTTCGAAACTGGCAAAGGAATCGGACCATAGATCCTGTTCTCACCAAGGTAGTTGCGGTTGTATGGCTCTTTATGATATTTTTTACTCGCTATTTTGTTTCTTTGATACCACTCTCCGTAATGCTTTTGGCACAACCCTTTGGTCTTGCTAGGGTGCTCTTCTTCGCTGTCAAGCAAGCAGATGTAGCAAGTACTTTCTCTAGCTATCTCCATAATCGAAGTAATTTCAGAAAGTTTTTCCATATCCGTTTTTTCAGACTCGATTATGTTAGAAACTTCTGAAACTAAGGAAGAGAAGCGTTTTTTCGACCTAAAAAGTTTTTTATGGTTCTCTTTCATTTTGGAACTCTCGCGCTTAATTCGTCAAATATCCGTTGTATGTTATCAACCGTTCCCGTCTCCGAACCTGACAACCACGCGAGAGTTTGCTTCTCACTGTCCGTTAGCTCACGACCTAGTGCATCCTGGATAGCGATGAGCCGTTCGGCACGGCACGCATACTTCTCAATCACTTCAGGCTTCAAGCCGTTGTATTTATCTGTAAAATAATTTCTTACATCGAACATATGTATATCCCATCCCTTTCTGATAAATTTTCTATTTTACATCTTCTCACTGGCAGCCGCACTCTCATCGATTTTATAACCCCCGCCAAGATCGACCAGGCGGGGTGTTTGTTATTTCATCTCATTCAAGGCGTACTGATAAAGGATATTCGAAAACTCTTCTGCCTCGTAATCAATTAAATAGCTCCAGTTCCATGAAGGAATGGCAACGAGACAACTAGAGTAAAAAGCATTTTTTATATTACTTTTAAATACCCAGCCAAATATTGGTCTGGCATAAAATCCAAACTCTATATTTTATTAGTAAATTCTAATTTATATTGTTATCTTGCTGCTTATTAAATCAGCCAAAGTTGTACCGGTTTCTTCTCGAAGTGAGTGAAGATATATTTGGGTGGTTCTAATATCTTCATGGCCAAGCTCGTCCTTCACGTCTTGCAATGATGCCCCAGAATCGAGTGCAATAGTTGCAAATGTATGACGAAACCAATGTGGTGAGACGTATTGTGCCTTTTCTTTTAATGAGGGGCAATTCTTTGATGCACGTTTAGCCGCACGTTTAACGATATCCCAGACACGATCTCTTAATAAACGTTCACCTAAGGAGTTAGGAATAAGAGGGGAATCAGGAGAATCATTAAACACCATCCCCTTCTTATTAAACTCTAGCTTCAGGAATTGCCGATATTGTATTAAATCAAACATCACTGCTTTTGGAATCTTCTTGCGTACTATTTTCCCTCCCTTACGTTCTATTTTTACTAATGTATCACCGTAGAGACCTGTCTCAATGTCCCCACAATTCATCTTACATACTTCACTAACACGTAATCCCTTTAAAGTCAGTAAACTACCAATAATGCGGTGAAGATTTTTTTTTCTAAGTTCATTCAATATAGCTTGTAGTTCCATATAATTAAGTTTTCTTTCTACTATTGTATTAATTTTTTTACCTATAGCAAACTCATCACGCAAATTGTACTTAAAATAACCTTTTTCGTATCCGTATTTTAATATACTTTTTACAAAAGTCAGTTTTTTAAGTGCCGTATTCCTAGCATGTTTGCCATTTATGTATCGTTCATATGCTTTCAATTGCTGCCTACCAACTTGTTTTAGTCCACAAGATGGAGGAGCTGAATCAGTTATTCCAATAGATGTAAATTTATCTACTGGATCATTCAAAAACGAAACAAAACTATGAAAATCTCTTTTATATTCAGAAACCGTTCCATCAGTTAACTTTTTGTTCCTAGGCTTATCATATAGGTAAAAAGCGAAAAAGATAGATTCGTCATATAACTTATCTAATGTGAGAACTTTCCCCTCATTAAGTAGCAAAGAAGAAATCCTCTGATCTTCACTCCAGGCACCTGTCTCAATAATCCTTTTTACTTCATCCTCTTTTTGATTATACAGAATGGAGATTGATCTTTCGATATCGGAGTTTTCATCCATTTCATAACACTCCCATTTTTATATCAACCTTTTCAAGCAAACTAATGTTCTCTTTAATAGAATACCATATTTTATTTATAATAACGACAAAATGGCGTATTTTGTTGGTATTTATTATTGGAATATAAAATACTACATCTATTTCCTTGATAAACTCAATCACACCTTTTAAGTTTACATAATAAAAGATATGGGATTGAAATATAAAATGACAACTAATACTCATATACATATATGAAGTAATATATTACTTCATATATTACTTCACCTTATAACTTCCAATGTTGCAAATTTTCGACCTTCCAGATTAGTCTCTAAGCCATTTTTTAAGACTAGTTAATACCAAAGTATCCCCCCTAATAAAAATCGCAAAGAAAGTCTTTATAATTGAAATGTAGGTATTCGTGTTTTTAAGACCCGAATTTCATACTTTTATACCAAACCAAACTTCTATTTAACTAATAAGATGTAATATAAAATAAAATATTCAAAACAATGCTCATGCTAAACTATGTATATGTATATTACGTAATATACATATACAACTTTGATGTATTATATTTTGTTGTTTTCATATATGTTTGAGTACTCGAGTATTAAGTAACATATGCGTAATATACTTATACAACTGTGATGTATTATACTTTGTTGTTTTCGTATATGTTTGAGTACTCGAGTATTAAGTAATATATTACGTAATATACTTATGCTACTATGATGTACTATATTTGTTGTTTTCATATATGTTTGAGTACTCGAGTATTAAGTAACATATGCGTAATATACTTATGCTACTATGATGTACTATATTTGTTGTTTTCGTATATGTTTGAGTACACGAGTATTAAGTAATATATGCGTAATATACTTATGCTACTATGATGTACTATATTTGTTGTTTTCATATATGTTTGAATACACGAGTATTAAGTAACATATGCGTAATATACTTATACAACTGTGATGTATTATATTTTGTTGTTTTCGTATATGTAGTTTAGGTTTATATTACTGCATAAAAGTATATGTTTTCATATGGGAATATGATATTATATAACAATTAAAATATATATTTTAAGCAGGTATTTATAACACTTATATCGAATCTTACTTACTATGAGAAAAGAAAAAATGGAGTGATAAAAATGTCTACAATTATAAGTTTTGGAATTCAAAAGGGAGGCGTAGGAAAGACAACAACTACAGCCATAACAGGATTCCTTTTATCCAAAAACTATAGAGTATTATTGATAGATTTTGATAGTCAAGGAAACCTAACATCAATGGCTACTGGTGATCCAAATATTTATCAGTTTGATGGTAAAACCTCATTAGAAATGATGAAATTTAAAGATGTAAAATCTGTAACTCATGTAATCAATGAAAATTTACATCTCATACCTGCAACTGACTTCTTATCTCAACTGCCATATTTCTTATACAGAGAATATACTGGTAATCCACTAACCGTTCTTTCCGAGACGCTAGAAAAGGTTAGTGATGACTATGATTTTATTTTAATTGATTGTCCTCCTAATCTAGGAGAAATGACTCAAAATGCATTAGTTGCATCGGATTTTGTTATTCCAATTCTACAATCCGAACCTTTTTGCTTTGATGCATTGGAGCGTTATCTAGAATTCATTATGGAAGGGATAAAAGCCCAAGCCAATGAAAAAATTAGACTTGCTGGAATCTTAACATGCATGTTAGATTCCAGAGCGGCGATTGACAATCATGTATTAGAAAAAGCACGTGAAGAATACAAAGA
This portion of the Brevibacillus laterosporus genome encodes:
- a CDS encoding ParA family protein, producing MSTIISFGIQKGGVGKTTTTAITGFLLSKNYRVLLIDFDSQGNLTSMATGDPNIYQFDGKTSLEMMKFKDVKSVTHVINENLHLIPATDFLSQLPYFLYREYTGNPLTVLSETLEKVSDDYDFILIDCPPNLGEMTQNALVASDFVIPILQSEPFCFDALERYLEFIMEGIKAQANEKIRLAGILTCMLDSRAAIDNHVLEKAREEYKDLLFTSVIKRRTRIKEYSLTGVSKRTKQDTEALEQYSLFVKELLERVQS
- a CDS encoding pesticidal protein, whose amino-acid sequence is MQNLIFPNCSTLTMEEILRATEQFVKQQLDNLTFNRVSAELVGLENNIRTFNEQVDDFLQNRIESTPTAIIDSVNTMQQLFVNRLPQFRLSGYEVILLPLYVQAATLHLTFIRDVIIHADDWNIPSAQLNTYKGYLKKYVVKHSNYCLTTYDTEFKARFYPRATLGNMVEFKTFMTLNVLDFVSIWSLLKYENLLISTSANLYNIGNNTIREGSYPISYWPFFNSYIQTNSNYLLSGVSGRAWRWYYHNPIFGQYSQDILYNINTSYVGGKQGATVGVQLSSTEIKEQARADVPMDFDNISFNCVLRNPIDVPYYSTRFHEFTGGSAGSGGYLRSDGFRSNDTTCGPSFIGDWTYYPDYYITNISATVQVNETIQNTTPLYFGENRPITSTYGVDKIVGVYNRKSNIAGTSQNGTIIHLAPNDGTGFTVSPLHPTIVSRPPVVHIRENFGNSGDSLRITGSTSIDYTLSGNGQVSYRLYLRLSGSGTIVATVDNLQAGALRQFNTGTDNEGVIDNDSKFKDFVLPSTFVLNAQSRLNLTITANSSSPIDVMNIILLSVKDSPLY
- a CDS encoding pesticidal protein encodes the protein MQNLIFPSGSTLTMEEILRATEQFVKQQLDTLTFNRVSQELVGLQNAIDVFNDSVDDFLQNRTGISPAAIEDSVNTLQTYFVGRLPQFQLSGYQVVLLPLFAQAATLHLTFIRDVIIHADEWGISAAQLTRYKGYLKRYVAEHSNYCLTTYDTEFKARFYPRATLRNMVEFKTFMTLNVLDFVSIWSLLKYENLFISTSPNLFNIGNNTVDEGSYPISYWPFFNSYIQAKSNYVLSGVSGSADRWTWSDPIFGSYQQDLLYYITTSYVGGIQGAKIGNQLVVAEIEEQIRADTPAVFGNLPFNCTLRNPIGVPYYSTRFNEFRNGALNRGFYRSDNYRSNDSTCGLGLGFVGNWVYYPDYYITNISATVKVDGTSSPNTTPLYFGENRPIISDRGVDKGIAIYNRKSNIAGTSQNGTIIHQAPNDGTGFTISPLHPTTVSAATIVHVRENYGNSGDSLRVTGTSNIDYTISGNGQDRYRLYLRLSGGGTVSASVNNSQVGTVNAFNTSNNNDGVIDNNSKFNDFVLPTTFVLNAQSRLNLTINATSSSPVDVMNIILLSVNDSPLY
- a CDS encoding DNA repair protein MmcB-related protein, whose product is MITGKDDRSLLVLEDLQDGVSVSAAAAKHALSLDQVKRLSRYRSILQAAKEHLSQSALDAVKAQGLKVLYIADLFKKCDWLGLEEILATCDQNTTRDDLKRLVQALAEKRERVQAFQDEAERSIARLEEQSKQLAAKEDECQRLKSQIEASLSEFDRYGPDIKAFIIEHVGIIAEQYCLKKRVDSLWFQDLKKKKLAIYDDSQYLYLIPDLDQFIEAYRHRLKHRGNVLWDEDREYERWEKKMDSGFTTYYEFPNSPYYKNGQALITESLTTQLKKMEQQLQEIRKEQEKIKRTISKKKKSSVKSFMEAVEARNTLSASDLRTHGELQQKAMRWLFDQGFIVISELVLENGRRVDVIGYNKESRIVIIEVKASRSDLLGDEKWISYLDACDEFYFCTLPYLADWSYEKQELKGKTDAGLLLPAKRGESLEIAITSCAFAWATPSILNT